One window of the Runella slithyformis DSM 19594 genome contains the following:
- a CDS encoding DUF5522 domain-containing protein — MSDHRTTPIGRKPSPKRHGLEKEDYYIDANGFVVFTAAYHLKRGYCCKNGCLHCPYGFRKGEK, encoded by the coding sequence TTGAGCGATCATCGTACTACTCCTATTGGCCGAAAACCTTCTCCTAAGCGCCATGGCTTGGAAAAAGAAGACTATTATATCGATGCTAACGGCTTCGTGGTATTCACGGCTGCCTACCACCTCAAACGAGGCTATTGCTGCAAAAACGGCTGCCTGCACTGCCCGTATGGGTTTCGGAAGGGAGAAAAGTAA
- a CDS encoding glucosamine-6-phosphate deaminase — MNIHISKNPTELGRISGQKAAALIRSAIAEKGFANVILATGASQFGTLQALIADKNIDWSKVTMFHLDEYIGLPLSHPASFRKYLKERFLEQVPPLKASYLIDGEGNPEEECVRLGALIRQFPIDVALVGIGENGHLAFNDPPADFDTKNPYIVVNLDEPCRRQQMNEGWFATMDEVPKQAISMSVKQIMKTAHIICSVPDLRKAQAVKDCLEHEVSNLYPASILQRHPDCHLYLDALSASLLTERP; from the coding sequence ATGAATATCCATATCTCTAAAAACCCCACCGAATTGGGTAGAATCTCAGGACAAAAAGCCGCCGCATTGATTCGCAGCGCTATTGCCGAAAAAGGCTTTGCCAACGTTATTTTAGCGACCGGCGCGAGCCAATTCGGCACGTTACAGGCACTTATCGCCGACAAAAACATTGATTGGAGCAAGGTCACGATGTTTCACCTTGACGAGTACATCGGCCTGCCGCTTTCGCACCCGGCGAGTTTTCGGAAATACCTGAAAGAACGCTTTTTGGAGCAGGTCCCGCCGCTGAAAGCGAGTTATCTGATTGACGGTGAAGGCAATCCCGAAGAAGAGTGTGTACGCCTCGGAGCTTTGATCCGACAGTTTCCCATCGACGTGGCCTTGGTCGGTATCGGTGAAAACGGCCACCTGGCTTTCAACGACCCTCCGGCCGATTTTGATACGAAAAATCCATACATCGTCGTGAATCTCGACGAACCCTGCCGCCGTCAGCAGATGAATGAAGGATGGTTTGCAACGATGGACGAGGTCCCCAAACAGGCCATCAGTATGTCAGTAAAACAGATCATGAAAACCGCGCACATTATCTGTTCCGTTCCTGATCTAAGAAAAGCGCAGGCCGTGAAAGACTGTTTGGAACATGAGGTCAGCAATCTTTACCCGGCAAGTATCCTGCAACGGCACCCCGACTGCCACCTGTATTTGGATGCGCTTTCAGCGAGTTTGCTTACGGAAAGGCCGTGA
- the mutS gene encoding DNA mismatch repair protein MutS, with amino-acid sequence MARTGKTTTEPLKPKETPLNRQYNQIKSRYPGAMLLFRVGDFYETFGEDAIRASRILGIVLTRRNNGGAQEELAGFPHHSLDTYLPKLVRAGERVAICDQLEDPAVAKGIVRRGVTELVTPGVSFNDNVLDTRRNNYLASVHFGKQNTYGIAFLDISTGEFLTTQGTKEYIEKLLQSFAPSEVLYCKKHRQEFGELFGDKFHTFCLEDWAYTHEFGYEILIKHFQTTSLKGFGVETLTDGIIAAGVILRYLSDTEHKDVKHITRLTRLDEEKYVWLDRFTIRNLELVYPQQEGGVPLIQILDQTVTPMGARLLRKWLVLPLKDKAPIEERLQTVEFFLQNEELLDEITLHLKQIGDLERLISKVAVRRINPRELLQLKKSLSHIAPVKELLQKAWSDEAKGKGAPDSNESETPASVSPSSSLTPLRKYADQLNPCEFLLEKIETELREDPPVVTNQGGMIKSGIDADLDVLHKLAFSGKDYLIQIQNREIERTGITSLKIAYNKVFGYYLEVTNSHKNRVPAEWIRKQTLVNAERYITPELKEYEDKILSAEDKIFAIEQRIFNDLVMTANDYVAAVQQDARVVSVLDALASFARVARKNNYNKPKITEDKSLKIKEGRHAVIEQQLPLGESYVPNDLYLDDETQQIIIITGPNMAGKSALLRQTALIVLMAQMGSFVPAAEAEIGLVDKIFTRVGASDNLSRGESTFMVEMTETASILNNLSERSLVLMDEIGRGTSTYDGVSIAWSIAEFLHNHPRHRAKTLFATHYHELNQLADDFPRIKNFNVAVKEVGNKVIFLRKLKEGGSEHSFGIHVAQMAGMPQEIVLRSNDILHSLEKSHQRQETTKAVKEMPKVNYQMTLFEPQDPRIEELKAKLKALDINTLSPIEALLKLNELRRLVE; translated from the coding sequence ATGGCTCGTACCGGAAAAACCACCACTGAACCGCTTAAACCGAAAGAAACCCCGCTTAATCGCCAATATAATCAAATAAAATCACGCTATCCGGGAGCCATGCTGCTTTTTAGGGTGGGCGATTTTTACGAAACCTTCGGTGAAGACGCCATCCGCGCCAGCCGAATTTTAGGCATCGTGCTCACGCGTCGCAACAACGGCGGGGCACAGGAAGAATTGGCGGGTTTTCCGCATCACTCGTTGGATACGTACCTGCCCAAGCTCGTGCGGGCGGGAGAGCGCGTGGCCATTTGTGACCAGTTGGAAGACCCTGCCGTGGCGAAAGGCATCGTGCGTCGCGGAGTGACGGAATTGGTCACACCCGGCGTGTCGTTTAACGATAATGTACTGGATACCCGACGGAACAACTATTTGGCGTCGGTTCATTTCGGCAAACAAAATACCTACGGCATTGCCTTTCTGGATATTTCAACGGGAGAGTTTCTGACCACCCAAGGAACCAAAGAATACATCGAAAAGCTGCTCCAGAGTTTTGCGCCGTCGGAGGTGTTGTACTGTAAAAAACACCGTCAGGAATTCGGCGAACTGTTTGGGGATAAATTTCATACCTTCTGCCTCGAAGATTGGGCGTATACGCACGAGTTTGGGTATGAGATTCTCATCAAGCATTTTCAAACCACGTCTCTCAAAGGATTTGGGGTGGAAACGCTTACCGATGGGATCATTGCCGCCGGCGTCATCCTGCGGTACCTGTCTGATACCGAGCACAAAGATGTGAAGCACATCACGCGCCTGACGCGCCTCGACGAAGAAAAATACGTGTGGCTCGACCGCTTTACCATTCGCAACCTGGAGCTGGTCTATCCGCAACAGGAAGGCGGCGTGCCGTTGATTCAGATACTGGACCAAACCGTGACGCCCATGGGTGCGCGCCTGCTGCGGAAGTGGCTGGTGCTGCCGCTGAAAGACAAAGCGCCCATCGAAGAGCGTCTGCAAACGGTTGAGTTTTTTCTCCAAAACGAAGAATTATTGGACGAGATCACCCTGCACCTCAAGCAGATCGGTGACTTGGAGCGCCTTATCTCAAAAGTGGCGGTTCGGCGCATCAATCCGCGAGAACTGCTGCAACTGAAGAAGTCGTTGAGCCACATCGCGCCGGTGAAAGAATTGCTGCAAAAAGCATGGAGCGATGAAGCAAAAGGGAAAGGGGCACCGGACAGTAACGAATCCGAAACTCCGGCTTCCGTTTCTCCGTCTTCCTCGCTGACACCCTTACGCAAATATGCCGACCAACTCAATCCGTGTGAATTTCTGTTGGAAAAAATCGAAACCGAGCTCCGCGAAGACCCGCCCGTGGTGACCAATCAGGGCGGCATGATCAAGAGCGGGATTGATGCCGATCTGGACGTGCTGCACAAACTGGCGTTTTCGGGCAAAGATTATCTGATTCAGATTCAAAACCGTGAGATCGAACGGACGGGCATTACGTCGCTCAAGATCGCATACAACAAGGTGTTTGGTTACTACCTCGAAGTGACGAACTCCCACAAGAATCGCGTGCCGGCCGAATGGATACGGAAACAAACCCTCGTCAATGCCGAGCGTTACATTACGCCCGAACTGAAAGAATACGAAGACAAAATTCTGAGTGCGGAAGATAAGATCTTTGCCATCGAACAGCGCATTTTCAACGACTTGGTCATGACGGCCAACGATTATGTGGCGGCGGTGCAGCAGGATGCCCGCGTGGTATCGGTGCTGGATGCGTTGGCATCGTTTGCGCGGGTAGCGCGTAAAAACAATTACAACAAGCCAAAAATCACGGAAGATAAATCGCTGAAGATCAAAGAAGGCCGCCATGCCGTAATCGAACAGCAACTGCCGTTGGGGGAAAGTTATGTGCCTAATGACCTGTACCTGGATGATGAAACCCAACAGATCATTATCATCACCGGCCCCAACATGGCGGGAAAATCGGCACTGCTGCGCCAAACCGCGCTCATCGTGCTGATGGCCCAAATGGGCAGCTTCGTGCCCGCCGCCGAGGCCGAGATCGGGCTGGTGGACAAGATATTTACCCGCGTGGGGGCCTCCGACAACCTGAGTCGCGGAGAGAGTACTTTCATGGTCGAAATGACCGAAACGGCAAGTATTCTTAACAACCTCAGCGAGCGCAGCCTCGTGCTGATGGACGAGATCGGGCGCGGAACGAGTACCTACGACGGCGTCAGCATCGCGTGGAGCATTGCGGAGTTTCTGCACAATCACCCGCGCCACCGCGCCAAGACGCTGTTTGCGACGCACTACCACGAATTGAATCAATTGGCCGACGATTTTCCGCGCATCAAAAACTTTAACGTAGCCGTGAAGGAAGTGGGCAATAAAGTGATCTTTTTGCGGAAATTGAAAGAAGGAGGCAGCGAGCACAGCTTCGGGATCCACGTGGCGCAGATGGCCGGTATGCCGCAGGAGATCGTGCTGCGTTCCAACGACATTCTGCACAGTCTCGAAAAGAGTCATCAGCGGCAGGAAACCACCAAAGCGGTGAAGGAAATGCCCAAGGTAAATTACCAAATGACGCTGTTTGAGCCGCAGGACCCCCGAATCGAAGAACTCAAGGCCAAGCTCAAAGCCTTGGATATCAACACCCTCTCGCCGATTGAGGCCTTACTGAAGCTGAACGAATTGCGGCGATTGGTGGAGTAA
- a CDS encoding leucine-rich repeat domain-containing protein, which translates to MNSFPRYRYALLLLWTVLITQRLQAQNGQNPYRTFSGYQGYMYGTAKAEIKAGRPVKSLILNDYDKSWLDSLGQFKELERVSLTLSNVTVFQLSAVFEQLARVPTLSTLTLHRYVVKSQDTVIIPRSFAKLNTLENLSIQTNEGVDLSAVWEALPQFERLKVLEVEFSQKQVGFPAGLRKCKNLKSLTVTMPAGMSLPAEIGELKSLDYLTLQGKYHENGAKPLIDPQFLPGFTSLKGLVVSSFRIQGTDLKGLGESLQSIGLYYCTISEPDELIKSLNRCRILASFRLQNLTLSPFSAAAKLELPNLKELFFSDLYEDSLRKKPIAGVPDFSASTQLKVLHLERVLGESLPKGLDQLTELETLHLAGNQLTQLPDLGRMTKLRMIVVNNNQLKELPKGIAKAQKLRGLNAANNQLSELPPGLFNASELEFVFLANNHLEKLPADFSKLQKLKDLNISGNQLTELPKNIGSGGNLQNLQLSNNELTALPNSIGQLKRLKSLDVSHNPLTQLPESLSDCDSLERLVLSNCRLETLPNSLGKLQHLNFLNLADADMVYVNRTSMEGRVEQLPAKNHNQLRSLPASLAHCRKLVNLELSRNKYWEEKDLWPVIQQLRIPQGTVNLAECNLSAVPMTGWLDTQIQNLYLVKNELTQFPTEWYKAKGIKSIVLFQNKLTPPAMNQEFRSFEERLLLGEEMGVDVPKPFPKTKEMARAYLNQAGKKVNTGDIPRFVEYMKEVQRIDSTEGKYAIELWSRFYFHTHQYRRAIDSMNVVINRYFNYEKERPKREGQPQQRGLPVALYVDLRGQSKWKLGDSLGAIKDYELLVNDYKLFAPNLWGRLGVWYKRYRPTTGKSGAAFDKAINMYEAVQNQPPMVQLSAAEVYFMNDQADKAYEYLFGLDRTKFKPEENRLADYLLLAAQVAQKQAGEEEVETFEKRLKSDKLKIQGWSYQLFEEALNSLDYPTEQKALLRRLTASLKAQSVLVD; encoded by the coding sequence ATGAACTCCTTCCCTCGTTATCGCTATGCATTGCTGCTGCTTTGGACGGTCCTTATCACCCAACGCCTACAAGCCCAAAATGGGCAGAATCCGTATCGTACATTCTCAGGATACCAAGGGTATATGTATGGAACTGCCAAGGCTGAAATAAAAGCCGGTCGGCCCGTTAAAAGCCTGATTTTAAACGATTATGACAAAAGTTGGCTTGATTCACTTGGACAGTTCAAAGAGTTGGAAAGGGTATCACTTACGCTTTCAAATGTGACTGTTTTTCAGCTGTCGGCGGTCTTTGAACAACTTGCCCGTGTGCCGACGCTAAGCACGCTGACTTTACACCGATATGTAGTCAAATCGCAGGATACGGTGATCATTCCTCGGAGTTTCGCCAAGTTAAATACCTTGGAAAATCTTAGCATTCAAACGAATGAAGGGGTGGATCTCAGTGCTGTTTGGGAAGCATTGCCACAATTTGAGCGACTAAAGGTGCTGGAAGTGGAATTTTCTCAAAAACAGGTTGGTTTTCCGGCAGGCTTGCGGAAATGTAAGAATCTGAAATCACTGACTGTTACCATGCCGGCAGGAATGTCCTTGCCGGCGGAGATCGGAGAACTCAAATCGCTCGACTATTTAACCCTTCAGGGAAAGTATCATGAAAATGGGGCTAAGCCCTTGATCGACCCCCAATTTTTGCCCGGGTTTACCTCTTTGAAGGGGTTGGTGGTCAGCAGTTTTAGAATTCAGGGAACTGATTTGAAGGGCTTGGGTGAATCACTTCAATCAATTGGCTTATACTATTGTACCATTTCTGAGCCGGATGAATTAATAAAGTCCCTGAATCGTTGCAGGATCTTAGCGTCATTTCGCCTTCAAAATCTTACCTTATCTCCTTTCTCGGCAGCGGCAAAGCTGGAATTGCCAAACCTGAAAGAATTGTTTTTTTCTGATTTATACGAAGATTCGCTGCGCAAGAAACCCATCGCGGGAGTGCCGGACTTTTCCGCCTCTACCCAATTGAAAGTACTTCACCTTGAAAGAGTGTTGGGAGAATCGTTACCCAAAGGCTTAGACCAACTGACGGAACTGGAAACGCTTCATCTGGCGGGAAATCAACTCACACAATTGCCTGATTTGGGCAGAATGACAAAGCTTAGGATGATTGTCGTCAATAATAATCAACTGAAAGAGTTGCCCAAGGGGATAGCCAAAGCCCAAAAGCTTAGGGGCCTGAATGCGGCCAATAACCAATTGAGTGAGTTGCCGCCGGGGCTGTTTAATGCGTCTGAATTAGAATTTGTCTTTTTGGCCAATAACCATTTAGAAAAGCTGCCGGCAGATTTTTCAAAACTCCAAAAACTAAAGGACCTCAATATAAGCGGCAATCAATTGACCGAATTGCCCAAAAATATCGGAAGCGGCGGCAACCTGCAAAATCTGCAACTAAGCAATAACGAATTGACCGCACTGCCTAATTCCATCGGTCAGTTGAAACGTCTCAAGTCTCTGGATGTTTCGCATAATCCACTGACCCAACTTCCTGAAAGCTTGAGCGATTGCGATAGCCTCGAACGACTGGTGCTGTCGAATTGCCGTTTGGAAACCCTGCCGAATTCACTGGGAAAATTACAGCACCTGAATTTCCTGAACCTTGCCGACGCTGACATGGTATATGTCAATCGAACTTCCATGGAAGGAAGGGTAGAACAACTGCCCGCCAAAAACCACAACCAACTTCGGTCGTTGCCGGCGTCGCTGGCCCATTGCCGTAAATTGGTCAACCTTGAACTTTCCCGTAACAAATATTGGGAGGAAAAAGACCTGTGGCCCGTGATTCAACAACTCCGTATACCGCAGGGAACCGTCAACCTGGCGGAGTGTAATCTGAGCGCCGTGCCGATGACGGGTTGGTTGGATACGCAGATACAAAATCTGTACCTGGTTAAAAATGAACTGACGCAATTCCCGACCGAATGGTATAAGGCCAAAGGCATCAAATCCATTGTGTTGTTCCAAAATAAATTAACACCGCCCGCCATGAATCAGGAATTTCGTTCCTTTGAAGAGCGCCTGCTGCTGGGTGAAGAAATGGGGGTAGATGTTCCTAAGCCTTTTCCGAAAACAAAGGAAATGGCGCGGGCGTACTTGAATCAGGCGGGGAAAAAGGTGAATACGGGCGATATTCCGCGCTTTGTGGAATACATGAAAGAAGTCCAGCGGATAGATTCAACCGAAGGGAAATATGCCATTGAGCTTTGGTCGCGGTTCTATTTTCATACCCATCAATACCGCCGCGCCATCGACAGCATGAATGTGGTCATCAATCGGTATTTTAACTACGAAAAAGAGCGGCCCAAAAGGGAGGGACAGCCGCAGCAGCGAGGGCTGCCCGTTGCATTGTATGTTGACCTTCGCGGACAATCCAAGTGGAAATTGGGGGATTCGTTGGGAGCCATCAAAGACTACGAGCTGCTGGTGAACGACTATAAGCTTTTTGCGCCCAACCTGTGGGGTCGCCTCGGCGTGTGGTACAAGCGCTATCGCCCTACCACCGGGAAAAGCGGTGCGGCGTTTGACAAAGCCATCAATATGTACGAAGCCGTTCAGAATCAGCCGCCTATGGTACAGCTCAGCGCAGCCGAGGTCTATTTCATGAATGACCAAGCGGATAAAGCCTACGAATACCTGTTTGGATTGGACCGGACCAAATTCAAACCCGAAGAAAACCGTTTGGCCGATTATCTGCTGTTGGCCGCACAGGTGGCCCAAAAACAGGCAGGCGAAGAGGAAGTGGAAACCTTTGAAAAACGCCTGAAATCAGACAAACTGAAAATACAGGGCTGGAGTTATCAACTCTTTGAGGAGGCACTGAACAGTTTGGACTACCCCACCGAGCAAAAAGCCCTCCTCCGCCGCCTGACCGCTTCGCTGAAAGCGCAAAGTGTTTTGGTGGATTGA
- a CDS encoding Gfo/Idh/MocA family protein produces the protein MKESSDERRDFLKLTGTVGLGLLSAGVTQSCTATKPYSSLHHIQQQALQPHSPTFNMSGYGAPKIDTVRIGYIGLGNRGSGALNRIVYLENVEVKALCDIRPEKAQAAQKQLEGTPHHPTVYTGSENEWKKLCERDDLDLIYICTPWNLHAPMALYAMEQGKHVAVEIPAATTLEDCWKLVETSERTRKHCMMLENCCYDFFELLTLNMARQGFFGEVVHVEGAYIHDIYDSFFDKSKRYDLWRLKENQRNGNLYPTHGLGPVCQILNINRGDKMEYLVSMASNDFMLAQRAHALASTDADFKQFANASFRGNMNTTTIRTQKGKTIMVQHDVSSPRPYSRIHLVSGTKATALKYPLPGKISTGHDWVSEEEYKKLEEKYQPEIIKRIGELAKKVGGHGGMDFLMDWRLIDCLRNGLPLDQDVYDAASWSAIAPLSEWSVANRSASIDVPDFTGGAWKTNAPVDISMNKGGNTKIKERSL, from the coding sequence ATGAAAGAATCATCAGATGAACGTCGCGATTTTTTAAAACTCACGGGCACCGTGGGCCTCGGGCTGCTCTCGGCGGGAGTGACCCAATCCTGCACCGCAACAAAGCCTTATTCTTCATTACATCACATTCAACAACAGGCGCTCCAACCCCATTCCCCAACCTTCAACATGAGCGGGTACGGCGCGCCCAAGATCGACACCGTCAGGATCGGGTACATCGGGCTGGGCAATCGCGGATCGGGGGCACTCAACCGCATTGTGTACCTCGAAAATGTGGAAGTAAAAGCCCTGTGTGATATTCGCCCCGAAAAAGCGCAGGCTGCCCAAAAGCAGTTGGAAGGCACACCGCACCACCCAACGGTCTACACCGGCTCCGAAAACGAATGGAAAAAACTCTGCGAGCGCGACGACCTTGACCTCATCTACATCTGTACGCCGTGGAACCTCCACGCACCCATGGCCCTCTACGCCATGGAGCAGGGGAAGCACGTGGCCGTTGAGATTCCCGCCGCCACCACGTTGGAAGACTGCTGGAAACTGGTCGAGACGTCTGAGCGGACCCGCAAACACTGCATGATGCTCGAAAACTGCTGTTATGATTTCTTCGAACTGCTCACGCTCAATATGGCCCGTCAGGGGTTTTTCGGCGAAGTGGTGCACGTGGAAGGCGCGTACATTCACGACATTTACGATTCGTTTTTCGACAAAAGCAAACGCTACGACCTCTGGCGACTCAAAGAGAACCAACGCAACGGCAACCTCTACCCAACCCACGGCTTGGGCCCGGTGTGCCAGATCCTGAACATCAATCGCGGCGATAAAATGGAGTATCTGGTCTCTATGGCAAGCAATGATTTTATGCTGGCACAAAGGGCACACGCCTTGGCCTCGACGGATGCCGATTTCAAACAGTTTGCCAACGCGTCGTTTCGCGGCAATATGAACACGACCACGATTCGTACCCAAAAGGGCAAAACGATCATGGTGCAGCACGATGTATCGTCGCCGCGACCGTATTCGCGCATTCATTTGGTGAGCGGCACCAAGGCCACGGCCCTCAAATATCCGCTGCCCGGAAAGATCTCCACAGGACATGATTGGGTGTCGGAAGAAGAATACAAAAAACTGGAAGAGAAATATCAGCCCGAGATCATCAAACGTATCGGTGAATTGGCCAAAAAGGTCGGCGGTCACGGCGGTATGGACTTTTTGATGGATTGGCGGCTCATTGACTGCCTCCGCAACGGCCTGCCGCTCGATCAGGACGTCTACGATGCGGCTTCGTGGAGCGCCATTGCGCCGCTGAGTGAATGGTCGGTGGCCAATCGCTCTGCCTCCATCGACGTGCCCGATTTCACCGGCGGTGCCTGGAAGACCAACGCGCCCGTTGATATTTCCATGAATAAAGGTGGTAATACAAAAATCAAAGAGCGTTCGCTATAA
- a CDS encoding aldehyde dehydrogenase family protein: MSTVITKQDNLVEKPVFKTHYDNFIGGQWVAPVKGDYFESISPVDGQVFTKVARSTEEDINLALDAAWAAAPQWNNSSATSRSNLLLKIADRMEANLDLLAAIETWDNGKPIRETKAADLPLAIDHFRYFAGVIRAEEGSASELDSTTLSLVIHEPLGVVGQIIPWNFPLLMAAWKIAPALAAGNCIVLKPAEQTPVGIMALAELIQDILPAGVLNIVNGFGVEAGKPLASSPRINKIAFTGETTTGQLIMQYASKNIIPVTLELGGKSPNIFFKSIMDADDAFFDKCLEGASMFALNQGEVCTCPSRILVEESIYDAFIERVIARVEAIKLGHPLDPDTMMGAQASNDQYQKILHYIDLGKEEGAELLTGGAAAYNEGLEGGYYIQPTIFRGNNKMRIFQEEIFGPVVCVTTFKDEAEAIAIANDTLYGLGAGVWTRDTHQAYSAARAIHAGRVWVNCYHAYPAHAPFGGYKKSGIGRENHKMMLNHYRQEKNMLISYDKNKLGFF; encoded by the coding sequence ATGTCAACTGTCATCACCAAGCAAGACAATCTGGTTGAAAAGCCGGTCTTTAAAACCCATTACGATAACTTCATCGGCGGCCAATGGGTAGCGCCCGTCAAAGGCGATTATTTTGAATCCATCTCTCCCGTCGACGGACAGGTATTTACGAAAGTAGCCCGCTCCACCGAAGAAGACATCAACCTCGCACTGGACGCTGCCTGGGCCGCTGCGCCCCAATGGAACAACAGTTCGGCCACGTCCCGCAGCAATCTGCTGCTGAAAATCGCGGACAGAATGGAAGCCAACTTAGACCTGCTGGCCGCCATCGAAACCTGGGACAACGGGAAGCCCATCCGCGAAACCAAAGCCGCCGACCTTCCCCTGGCCATCGACCACTTCCGCTACTTTGCGGGCGTGATTCGCGCCGAAGAAGGCTCGGCTTCCGAGCTGGATTCCACTACGTTGTCGTTGGTTATCCACGAGCCGCTGGGCGTGGTGGGTCAGATCATTCCGTGGAATTTTCCGCTTTTGATGGCCGCGTGGAAGATCGCGCCTGCCTTGGCGGCCGGTAACTGCATCGTTCTGAAACCCGCCGAGCAAACGCCGGTCGGCATCATGGCGCTTGCGGAACTGATTCAGGATATTTTACCTGCCGGTGTCCTGAACATCGTCAATGGATTCGGCGTTGAAGCGGGTAAGCCGCTGGCTTCCAGCCCGCGCATCAACAAGATCGCGTTTACGGGGGAAACCACTACGGGACAATTGATCATGCAATACGCCTCCAAGAACATCATTCCCGTGACGCTGGAATTGGGCGGAAAATCACCGAACATTTTCTTCAAAAGCATCATGGACGCCGACGATGCGTTCTTTGACAAATGCCTGGAAGGCGCGTCGATGTTTGCCCTGAACCAAGGCGAAGTATGTACGTGTCCGTCGCGGATATTGGTGGAAGAATCCATTTATGATGCGTTCATTGAGCGCGTGATCGCCCGCGTCGAAGCCATCAAACTGGGTCACCCCCTCGACCCGGACACCATGATGGGCGCGCAGGCTTCCAACGATCAATACCAAAAAATCCTCCATTACATTGATTTGGGAAAAGAAGAAGGCGCCGAATTGCTGACCGGCGGTGCGGCCGCTTACAACGAAGGCCTGGAAGGCGGCTACTACATCCAACCGACCATCTTCAGGGGCAACAACAAAATGCGCATTTTTCAGGAAGAGATCTTCGGACCGGTGGTGTGCGTGACCACGTTCAAAGACGAAGCCGAAGCCATCGCCATTGCCAACGATACCCTGTACGGATTGGGTGCCGGCGTTTGGACCCGCGACACGCATCAGGCCTACTCCGCCGCCCGGGCCATCCACGCCGGACGCGTTTGGGTCAACTGCTACCACGCGTATCCGGCACACGCTCCGTTTGGGGGGTATAAAAAGTCGGGCATCGGCCGCGAAAACCACAAAATGATGCTGAACCACTACCGTCAGGAGAAAAACATGTTGATCTCCTACGACAAAAACAAGCTGGGCTTTTTCTAG
- a CDS encoding DUF779 domain-containing protein, with protein sequence MTTQRLSITPAAEQIIDQLRARYGPLMFHQSGGCCDGSSPMCFEVGELMLNETDIQLGTLHGCDFYMSRDQFEYWKHTHLTLDAVKGRGASFSLEIPLGVRFVIKSRLLTEEEYREISEGR encoded by the coding sequence ATGACCACACAACGACTCTCCATTACCCCTGCGGCCGAGCAGATCATCGACCAACTTCGCGCCAGGTACGGCCCGTTGATGTTTCACCAAAGCGGTGGCTGCTGCGACGGCTCCTCTCCGATGTGCTTTGAAGTGGGGGAGCTGATGCTCAACGAAACCGACATCCAACTCGGCACGCTCCACGGCTGCGATTTTTACATGTCGAGAGACCAATTTGAATACTGGAAACACACTCACCTCACGCTCGATGCCGTCAAAGGCCGAGGCGCAAGCTTTTCGCTCGAAATCCCGCTGGGCGTACGTTTTGTGATCAAATCAAGATTGCTGACGGAAGAAGAGTACCGGGAAATCAGTGAAGGGAGATAA
- a CDS encoding AraC family transcriptional regulator, producing the protein MIELNPYHYQHRKLEHLVENRTIHTLNNAELNIFETHQKAAQVMLQFKEPVLASMIRGKKVMHLRDSPAFGFLPGESVVLPANEMMCIDFPEATEQSPTQCLALAFSEAKLQQAVDLLNERGVKQNGKEWSMTDYNYHFTNDVAINQILQRLIFIFTENHPSKDIFSDLLIQELVIRILQTESKSLYLKKSQVNPNNDRISFVLKYIRENITEHLTVELLSEKAYMSESNFYRTFKHEMGSSPNDFIIEERLKLAESLLRDPKTSIKEAFLASGFNSFSYFCRMFKKKKNLSPTAFKEKSNQLSRLG; encoded by the coding sequence ATGATAGAGCTGAATCCATATCATTATCAACACAGAAAACTGGAGCATCTGGTAGAAAACCGGACGATCCATACGTTGAACAACGCCGAGTTGAATATTTTTGAAACCCACCAAAAAGCGGCCCAAGTGATGCTTCAATTTAAGGAGCCGGTGCTGGCGAGTATGATTCGCGGAAAAAAAGTGATGCACCTGCGCGACAGTCCGGCGTTTGGGTTTCTGCCCGGGGAGTCGGTGGTGCTGCCCGCCAACGAAATGATGTGCATTGATTTTCCGGAAGCGACCGAACAAAGCCCTACGCAATGTCTGGCGTTGGCGTTCAGTGAGGCCAAATTACAGCAGGCGGTCGATTTGCTGAACGAAAGGGGCGTAAAACAAAACGGCAAAGAATGGAGCATGACCGATTATAATTACCACTTCACCAACGATGTGGCCATTAATCAGATCCTTCAGCGCCTGATCTTTATTTTTACCGAAAACCATCCTTCCAAAGATATCTTTTCGGACCTGCTGATTCAGGAGCTTGTGATACGAATCCTGCAAACCGAATCCAAAAGCCTGTACCTCAAAAAATCGCAGGTCAATCCCAACAACGACCGTATCTCGTTTGTGCTCAAATACATCCGCGAAAACATTACGGAGCATCTGACGGTCGAACTGCTGAGCGAAAAAGCCTACATGAGTGAGTCCAATTTTTATCGGACCTTCAAACACGAGATGGGCTCGTCGCCCAATGACTTTATCATCGAAGAGCGGCTGAAACTCGCCGAAAGCCTCTTGCGGGACCCTAAAACCAGTATCAAAGAAGCGTTTTTGGCCAGCGGCTTCAACAGTTTTTCGTATTTCTGCCGAATGTTTAAAAAGAAGAAAAACCTTTCTCCAACGGCCTTCAAAGAGAAATCCAATCAGTTGTCGCGTTTGGGGTGA